The Longimicrobiales bacterium genome contains a region encoding:
- a CDS encoding phosphomethylpyrimidine synthase ThiC — MQGNGSSTRTSSVAHAPAAASSAPATMEQAFPSSCKVYVDGAHGVRVPMREISLSGGEPPLRVYDTSGPQGFDATAGLPKLRRDWVVGRGDVELVRNASGDTAVHTAGNGATPTDLLANDVYRAKPGARVSQMHYARRGEITPEMEFIALREGFDVELVRSEVARGRAIIPANINHPELEPMVIGRAFKVKINANIGNSVVKSSIDDEVEKLRWATLWGADTVMDLSTGRDIHETRQWIIRNSPVPIGTVPIYQALEKV; from the coding sequence ATGCAGGGAAACGGCAGCAGCACCAGGACGTCTTCAGTCGCGCACGCACCCGCCGCGGCATCCTCCGCTCCGGCCACAATGGAGCAGGCCTTCCCCTCCTCATGCAAGGTCTACGTCGACGGCGCGCATGGCGTGCGCGTGCCTATGCGCGAGATCTCGCTGTCGGGCGGCGAGCCGCCGCTGCGCGTTTACGACACGAGCGGTCCGCAGGGATTCGACGCGACGGCCGGCCTGCCGAAGCTGCGGCGCGACTGGGTCGTCGGCCGGGGCGATGTCGAGCTTGTGCGCAACGCGTCCGGCGACACCGCTGTGCACACGGCCGGCAATGGCGCCACGCCGACGGACCTGCTCGCGAACGACGTCTATCGCGCGAAGCCCGGTGCCCGCGTGTCGCAGATGCATTACGCGCGGCGCGGCGAGATCACGCCGGAGATGGAATTCATCGCGCTGCGCGAAGGCTTCGACGTGGAACTCGTGCGCTCCGAGGTCGCGCGCGGCCGCGCGATCATACCCGCCAACATCAACCACCCGGAGCTCGAGCCGATGGTCATCGGCCGGGCGTTCAAGGTGAAGATCAACGCGAACATCGGGAACAGCGTCGTTAAGTCGTCGATCGATGACGAGGTGGAGAAGCTGCGCTGGGCGACGCTGTGGGGCGCCGATACAGTCATGGACCTGTCGACGGGCCGCGACATTCACGAGACACGGCAGTGGATCATCCGCAACTCGCCCGTACCGATCGGTACCGTCCCGATCTACCAGGCGCTCGAGAAGGT